The following proteins are encoded in a genomic region of Cryptomeria japonica chromosome 11, Sugi_1.0, whole genome shotgun sequence:
- the LOC131063175 gene encoding UDP-rhamnose/UDP-galactose transporter 1, whose protein sequence is MVTMDSEKKSSVSNVGAWAMNIISSVGIIMANKEVMSRAGYDFRFATTLTAFHFSVTAIVGFISNATGYSTSKHVPLWDLLWFSIVANMSIVGMNLSLMLNSVGFYQISKLSMIPVVCVMEWIIHSKHYTKEVKAAVAVVVLGVGVCTVTDVNVNLKGFVCAAVAVLCTSLQQITIGSLQKKHNVGSFELLSKTAPIQAASLLVLGPFVDYFLNGRNLFRYQFSAGAIFFISLSCTLAVFCNLSQYLCIGRFSAVSFQVLGHMKTVCVLILGWILFDSVLTAKNIMGMLMAVLGMILYSLAVEKQATAKNSSLMYVKETVLQEEDVSLLKNGFEKQSTKDIEFGRETN, encoded by the exons GGGGCATGGGCTATGAATATCATAAGTTCTGTGGGGATTATAATGGCCAATAAGGAGGTCATGTCTCGGGCAGGATACGACTTCAGATTTG CAACCACCTTGACTGCATTCCATTTCTCTGTGACTGCCATTGTGGGGTTTATATCCAATGCAACTGGATATTCAACATCAAAGCATGTGCCATTGTGGGATCTTCTTTGGTTCTCTATTGTAGCCAATATGTCCATCGTGGGAATGAACTTGAGCCTCATGTTGAATTCAGTTGGATTTTATCAG ATTTCAAAATTGAGCATGATTCCTGTGGTTTGTGTGATGGAGTGGATTATTCACAGCAAGCATTACACCAAGGAAGTTAAGGCTGCAGTGGCTGTAGTTGTGCTAGGAGTGGGTGTCTGTACTGTTACTGATGTAAATGTGAATCTTAAAGGGTTTGTGTGTGCCGCAGTTGCTGTCTTGTGCACTTCATTGCAGCAAATT ACTATTGGCTCTCTTCAAAAAAAGCACAATGTTGGTTCTTTTGAGCTTCTAAGCAAGACTGCTCCCATCCAGGCTGCATCTCTTCTAGTTTTGGGCCCTTTTGTTGACTATTTTCTAAATGGTCGTAACTTGTTCAGATATCAATTTTCAGCTGGTGCTATC TTCTTTATATCCCTTTCCTGCACTCTAGCTGTTTTCTGCAATCTCAGTCAATACCTCTGCATTGGACGCTTCTCAGCAGTTTCATTTCAGGTTTTGGGCCACATGAAAACAGTTTGTGTTCTTATACTGGGTTGGATCCTTTTTGATTCAGTATTGACAGCCAAGAATATAATGGGAATGTTAATGGCTGTCCTTGGGATGATTCTGTACAGCTTGGCAGTTGAGAAACAAGCTACTGCAAAGAATTCATCCTTGATGTATGTGAAAGAAACGGTCCTTCAAGAGGAGGATGTAAGTCTCCTCAAAAATGGATTTGAGAAGCAGAGTACAAAAGACATTGAATTTGGTAGGGAAACAAATTAA